The genomic region AGACAAGGTGTTTTGTCGCTTCCAGGTGTGGCGACGACCAGCCTTGGTGTTGTTGTAGCGGTGGCCCTTGTTCATACCTCTGCTCTTCTTGCCGGTGGCGGTGAGACCACGGGACTCGCGGTGCTTGTGCACTGGGTTGACGATCCAGTTGATGCGGGCGTCGCGGCGGATGGCCTTGTGCTGTGGGTCGACGAGGATGATCTCGTAGTACTTGTAGGTGCTGTCCTGGTTGATCCAGTAGCTGTTCAGGACGCGCAAGTTGGCGCAGCGGCGGCCGACACGCTCCTCAGCGGTGGACTTGAGCGAGCGCTGGTACTTGAGCTGGTTGATACCCTGGTTGGTGGGCTTGCCTGTGATATGTATGAGTATCCAAATGCCCGTATTCCATGTCCAAGAATTCCACCATACCGTAGGTGGCACCCTTTGGTGCGGGTCTCTTGCGGCCACCACGGCGAACACGCACGCGGTAGATGACATAGCCCTGCTTGGCCTTGTATCCTAGGCGGCGGGCCTTGTCTGGACGAGATGGGCGCGAAGCGCGGTGGATCACGTTGAGCTGGCGGAGCTAGATTGATGTACTCTCAGCAAATGTTCAACGAGTACAATCAAGACACAAGCACGCGAAGTGCCATATGCCGCTCATGGTATGTCGGTGTTTCGTACCTCCCAGCAGCGCACGCGGAGCAAGAAGCGCATTACATCGCTCTGCTTCTTCTTCTGAAGCTCCTCGAGGTACTTGTGGGCACCCATCTGTGGCCACTATTAGCGATTGTCCTGGTTGCGATGGAGTGTCTCGTGGACAATGTGCGAGTCCAATGCCGGGTATGCGTGGTCGTCGTAGTTCTTTCGAGGGGACTATCGCATTCGTATCGGGCTGCACACCGTACAGACGCACCTTGACGGTATTGAGGAGTTGTCGTGGTCGTGGATCTACGTCCTTGCAATGTCAAACTTCTGGTCGTGCCTTCCCGAACAAAATCGAGTTGTGTCTGGGCTTGGCACAGGGCAGCTAGGCCTAAGTCGGAAGTATTCCTGCCTCAGGCCTCTGAAGCACTCGGCATGATCCGTGATGTCTTGTCCGCCGCAAAGACCTTGTCCGCCTGCATGCATCCACCTTCAGCTTGGAGGACAGCACAACCGTCCGTCACATCATTACAAATGCCCCAGCAATGTTGCTGGGCATACCGCGTGAGCACGACTTCTCGAAAGTCACATGTACTGTCGGTGGCAGTGCGTGCTCCGCTGCTAAGCGGCCGACTTCAGCTCGGTGCATCCGATCAGGAATCCCATCGTATCAATGCTGCCTACCAACCACCGTCATAACTTGTTGCCCTTGCTGCTCATGGCTAGAGATACCGCCTCCGGGCCTGTAGATGCGTACAAGGCTGAATGATAACGATCTACATCTTTTGTGGCTGTGCTACGCCATCTCGTTTTGTAACTTCTTGCGCTGCTGGTGCTCACTGCCTGAAGGCCATCGACGTAGCCGAGACCCATATACACCTAACATAACAGTGGCACTGGGCGTTCCCGCCGTAAGGATACATCACACTGTATTGTAGCCAAGCAGCCGCACATTCACAGCGCTTCCCTGTCACCGCATCGCGTTGCACGAAGTGCATCTATACCCACAGATGGTGTATAGAGGGAAGGTACGTCAGCTCTCTTGATTCTTATGATCGTGACTGATCAATCCGTAGCCCTCAGCTGGTTGCGAGAATTGCCGCAAGGCGAAGAAGCGCTGCGGTCTCGAGCAGCCAGCCTGTGAAAGATGTGTCAAACTCAAGAAGATATGTTCTGGATATCGAGACACAACGCAGTTGCAGATTCACGACGAGAGCGCTGCTGTCAAACAGAAAGCAGACCGCCAAAAAGCTCGATACACAGTCGCGGTAACGAGAGTACAGAATGGAGTCGCTACGCCCATGACCACAAATGCCCTTACGCCACGCAGCGACTCATCATCTAGCAGCGACGACACGATCGACGTCTCACTGCAAATGGCCTCACAGGCCACGGACTTCGACTCTTATTCATGGACTGATCATGACACGGCCGCTTTGATCATGTTTAGCGGTTCTGTGGTACCAACCACTCTCAAGCCCTCTGCAGATGAAGTTGCTACTACTTATTTCATGTCGCACTTCACGTCACCTAATGGGCACTGGATGTTCCTTCGCGAATGGGCGAGGTCGACCACCATGGATCCAGCCCTCAGTCTTGCAATTCGTGCTTGTGGCATGGCCGCACTGGTCAATGTGGAGAACGTGGTCCTTGGTCGAGAATATTCGACTTCATTGTACGCCGAGGCTCTTGGTCTGCTTAATAGCGCACTGCGAGATCCGCAACGCTGTATAAGAGACGACAGTCTCGTTGCTGTCAGCATGTTGAGCTACTATGAGGTATTTGCTCTGCATGTAATGCACACAGACAATGCTAACGAAAGTGTAGAACATCACCTGCGACAGCCGGCAATCGATTGCATCGGTGAGTGAATCGAGTGCATATTTCTTGAGGTCAAGTTCGCAATGCCTCGCAATAGCCGGCTTGCTCGACCAGAGGACTCCGCTACAACCTTGCAAAGCCCCGTCCCAATGGAATCTTGCTTTGAGGCAGTCAAGGCTGGGTGTTATATGCCTGCGAACTAACGTAGTCGCTGACCTCTGTGACCCTTAGTGGAAAGCACACATCAAAGGCGCAACACAACTGCTAAAACTTCGTGGAAAAGCGCAGTTCAAGACTTCAGCAGGGAGGATGCTCTTTCGAGAAACGCGAGCCCAAATCGTGAGCAACATGAACATTGCTGCTGTTGCGAGAGACTGACATGTCCAGGTGGTGCAGTGCATCTGGGATGATCTGGAGCCTCCCGCGTTTCTATGGGATCTTGAACAAGAACTCGAACGATTGTCCCCAAACTCCGACTTGGTGGTTCCAGCTGATCAGCTTTCGCGTATTTGTTACAACTTCGCGTCTCTGAGAAGCAAAATGCGACTTTGGCAGCTGACTGATTTTGAGGCTATGGAAGCAGCGACCAAGATCGAGCTCCGCGTGATACAATGGTCTATCGATACCATGGCTAAAGGTCCGCTATGGAGATTTCAAGACCTAGAAGTTGCAGACTCTCCCCATGTCTGGAAAGGCATAGTGCACTCCTACGGCGGCCATCCGGCGGCAAGCGTATGGAATACATATAGAAGCATGCGAATCATGTTGACACGGACACAAGAAATGCTCACCCGTCGGTTCAAGCTTCCGCAGGAACAACAAGACGAGCAACTGGCCTACTTCAGAAGAGTGCGACGACAAATGACAGATGATATATGTGCTGGAACGCCGCCTCAGATGGGCCATGCAGCGCCCGCGTTTAACTCTCCTTGCGTTCTTGTGACGGCTTACTCCTCAATCTGGCCGCTCTTCTTCGCAGGTACTTGCGCACTGGAGAGGATTGGCATTCAGGCTTGGGCCGAAGCTGTGCGAGGAGGACTGTCGCACTCATCTTCTGCAGCTATCGCTCAAGCTACGTGGATCGTTGGGCGCCTGTCATACATCTCAAGAGATGTTGGACTGAAGTGGGCTGATGGAGTAGCTGCAAGTTTGCAAGGCGACTTTTCAATCATAGACGACGTTATGCCAGAGGATGAAGACGAGCAGAACCTCCAAGATCAATGGCGACAGTCCATGAAAGAAGCAGTGCGCAGCAGGGACGAAGACTGTTCGGCCTGGAACAAGATTAAACAAGATTCTGGGCGTGCACCACGTGTAGTGATTGAAGTTGAGCCCAGGCAGACACAAACACGAAACTTCCCTATCTGGCGAGGCGGAGGAAGAAAGACTGGTGACGATGCAACCGCTGGAGATGACCCTCGGACGTATCCTGGAAAGCAGATCGCGAAAGCATTGCCGGCTGTCGCCAGCCTTCCCACAGCCAACGCAGCTCGACACAGACCATGAGTTGAGCGATGGGGCCCGACGCAAAAGTACAACATGAACTCGACTTACAGCCTTCATGGAGGATATCTCTTCAGATAGCAAGCTCGATCGTTCGAGCTACTTTACACAAGCTGTATGTCGCACCCAACACACCTAGATCTTGGTGTATCTGAGGTATGGCTTCAGCTCCCGGACTTCGCCAAACTTCTTCTTGGCGTCCGCGGTGGAGACAGATGGAGGAATGATCACATCATCACCAACCTGCCAATCGATTGGCGTGGTCACTCCCTTCTTGTCGCCAGTCTGCAGGGAGTCGATGACCCTCAGCACCTCCGAGGTGTTGCGTCCAGTTGAAGCAGGATACATCATCGTCAACCGGATCTTCTTGCTTGGGTCGATTACGAAGACAGATCGGATTGTGAACGCAATGCCCTTCTCGTCGATGTTGTCCAAATCTTGCTGATCGATCATGTCATAGAGGTATGCAACTTTGCGATCGGCGTCGGCAATGATTGGGAACTGGAGGTTTGTCTTCGAGAGCTCGTTGATGTCTTCGATCCACTTGCCGTGAGAGGTCAGATCGTTGGCGCTCTGTTGGTTGGTCAGTATACCGACATGACAACAGCATATTCTGCGCAATCCTTACCAGGCCGATCATCTGCACGCCTCTCTTCTCGAACTCATCCTTCAACCGCGCAAAAGCACCCAGCTCGGTCGTGCAGACTGGGGTGAAGTCTGCTGGATGACTGAACAGGATCGCCCACTTACCACCCAGCCATGAGTGGAAGTCAATGTCTCCTTTTGACGTTTTTGCCTGGAAGTTTGGTGCAACTGATCCCAAACGCAACCGTGGCTGCTCTGCTGGTGTAGCGAGGAATCGCTTGAATATGGGCGAAGCTTGTCGCGAGGCGAACGAGGTGGGCGTCGCGCTTAGACGAGATGTGCGCAACAATGCGCTACGTGCGAATGAGGCTGCCATTGTGCTTGCAATGGTGGACTGTCAGCTTGTTGATTGATGCAGTTCAAACTTTTGTGCCACTGTCGCGGAAGCTCTCAATCGATAGGCTTGAGTGGCGTCATTCCGTGCCTTGATCCCTGCAAGGCACGGCACGCAAAGGAAAGCTTGACCTCATCTTCTTTCACATGTCTACCAAGTTCTCCCCTCTCCTCCTGCACGACCTCCTCGCATAGACGATGCGTTGGAACGATCACATGTCTTGCGCTGCGGGTAGTGCATTTGAGCTCGATGGTCGTTCCAGCTCAGCTACTACAGGACGATCCCACGCTTGGTCATCAGCAGACGTCAACAGTACGGCACGCGGCAGGAATAGACTCGTACCGTTTATGCAGTCGTTGAAGCCGAAGGGGATCAGGAAAGCCGAGTACCTCACCTGTGGCCTTGAAGCTTCCAATGGAACATCATCCAGCCGCGTCCCGGACTGCTGTCTCTGGCTACCCGATGCTTTGGAGAAGACGGCAAGACAATGCATAGACACATCACAGCTGTGGGTCGAGACAGTAAGACAGCAAGTTCGCTATGACGAATCTCGCGTATGCGATGCACAGCACTTTCGAGACATCCCCTTCTTCAATACTGATGCAAACAGATGCCCACAACTCCGCTCGAAGCCCATGCGCACGGCGATCATAGCCGCAAGAAGGTAGAGTATTCCTGAGGTCGCAATAACATTTGAGTTTCCTATTGTTGTCTTTCAGCTATGCTCTGCGCAAGTCTTGCCTCTTAAATCTTCCCGATCAAGGTTCTCTCTTCCCTATATATGTTGTCTAGGAGGAACGTCTCAGACTTCAGCAGGACTTACACAGCGCAAGGTCATTGAACAGCTTCGATCGACTTTTCTGAAGGACCTCCCTATCTCTTGATCGAAAGAATCGGTGAGATGGTGGCATCGAAAGCATTGGCGACTGGCGTACTCGTCGCCGGCCTCGCAACCGCTTCGCCTCTACAGTCAAGAGCCTCTGCCGGCTGTGGCATCGAGCATCATGCTGGCTACAACAACGATACCGCGTCACACCATATTGAGTCTGGCGGCTACAGCAGGAACTACAGCGTCTACGTCCCTCCCAGTTACAACGATGACACAAGCAAGCCTCGTGCCCTCATCATCGACTATCATGGTCGAGGCGGGAATGGGTACCAGCAGTCCACAAATTCGCAGTATGACAAGTACGCTGCAGGACAGGAGTACCTGATCGTCTATCCTGATGGCCTTGATGGCGCCTGGCAGGGTGCAAATTACCCCAATACAAGGAAGACCAATGATCTCCAATTCACCACGGATCTTCTGGCCCGTATGCGCACCAAGTATTGCATCGACGACTCTCGCATCTACGCCTCAGGGAAGAGCAACGGCGGAGGATTCGTCGACACCCTCGCATGCTCAGACAATGGCGACGAGTTCGCTGCCTTCGGCATGGCTGCTGCTGCACTGTACACAGATACCAGCAAGGACAGCTGCTCGAAGAAGAGGGCCATCCTCGAAGCACATGGGGATAAGGACGGGACCATTCCCTACCATCCAACAGAGGATGGTGCTGGAGGACCACTTCCAGATATCTCCCAGTGGGTGACCTGGTGGGGTCATCGTACGTGCGGTCCGGATGCGAAGTCTCAGCGATCTGGTGATCTGGGCGGCTATAACATTACGACTTACTCCTGTGGAGCGTATGACAATGTGATTGACCACTACCAGATCTTCGAAGGCGGACACTGCTGGCCGGACGTTCAAGGGGACAATGCGGATGCTCAGAGAATTGCAGCGTGTAGACGCGAAAAAGTGCTAGACTTTACACATGTGGCGCTGGAATTCTTTGCCAAATGGAACATGAGCAATGCGCCTTAGTAAGGAGAAGCTATAGTTTGTGAGATGGTCTTGCTGCGAGCCTGTTTGCGGAGTAAGTGAAGGACCCTTGAAGAAGCAGAGAATTCGACAGTAGTCAGTAGTATCAGCCTATGATTAGACCTCCCTTACATGTGTATTAATTGTCTCGCAACCATCATTGGGTGCACTGCTTACCGGTCCTATGTACCATTTTCAGCTTCAGGCATCAGCAGACAGGAAGGCTGAGCCTGAAAGT from Fulvia fulva chromosome 10, complete sequence harbors:
- a CDS encoding Peroxiredoxin PRX1, mitochondrial, with the protein product MAASFARSALLRTSRLSATPTSFASRQASPIFKRFLATPAEQPRLRLGSVAPNFQAKTSKGDIDFHSWLGGKWAILFSHPADFTPVCTTELGAFARLKDEFEKRGVQMIGLSANDLTSHGKWIEDINELSKTNLQFPIIADADRKVAYLYDMIDQQDLDNIDEKGIAFTIRSVFVIDPSKKIRLTMMYPASTGRNTSEVLRVIDSLQTGDKKGVTTPIDWQVGDDVIIPPSVSTADAKKKFGEVRELKPYLRYTKI